The genomic DNA GAAAGATGTGTTTTCGTTAAGCGAAGTGAAGTATGCAATACTTGAAGAGAGCGGGGAACTCTCCGTGATGCAGTATGCGGGAGGAGAACCGCCGACACGAAGCGAACTAGAGACAGATTATACTGAGAATGAATTATCATATCTGTTTGTCGATGCAGGAAAAGTTGAACACGAAAGATTGAAAAACAGAGGGAAAGATGAAACGTGGCTCCGCGATAAGCTGAGAGAAGAAGAAAATGCAGATCTCGATGATGTTTTCTACGCAGAGTGGAGTGAAAAGAAGGGATTTTTTTTACAGGAATATCAGAAATAAAATAAAACCATCCGGCAACAAACCGTTGCCGGATGGTCTTTAATGCATCTCTGCTGTTTGTGAACGGGTATAGTCAATTTACGCTTCTGCCATCACGCGGGTCTTCTTATTTCTCCGTTTTTCCGACTCATCAATTAAAATTGCGGCAGCGGCATCTCCGGTAATGTTCATCGTCGTATATGCCATATCAAGAATTCTGTAAATAGCTGCTATAGGACCCATTAATTCAATCGGCAGTCCGAGTAATGTCAGGAATGAAGCTCCAAGCACGATACCGCCGCCGGGAATTCCCGGTGCAGCCATATTTATAACAGTGGCAATGACTACCAGGTAGATAATCTGGCCGACGCCGAGCGGGAGGTTGTAGAAATCTGAGACGAATACAGCCAGAAGGCTGAACGATATCGCGCCTCCGGCCATGTTTATAGTTGTACCGAGAGGAACTACGAAGCTGGTGATTGAGTTGCTGACCTTAAAGTCATTTTTAGTCACCCTGATTGTCGTCGGCATTGTAACTGCTGAGCTTGTAGTGGCAAGTGACACGAGCCAGACTTTATATATTCCTTTCATGAACTGAACTGGTGACATTCCTGTATACAGCCAGACCGGAATCAGCATCACAGCTATAAATGCGATAATACAAGCTGCATAAGCAGTCACAATATAAAGTCCGAGTGCCGAGAATATTCCTGCACCGTATTCTGCAACAGCGAAGGCCATCAGCGAAATAATACCGATTGGTGTTAATTCCATAATGTAATCCAATACTTTAAATATAACTTTTGACAGACTGTTTATGAAGCTTTTAACAGGTTCAGCTTCTTTGCCGACAGCAACAATTGCAATGGAAAATACAACAGTAAAAATGATTGTTGCAAGTATGTCGCCTTCAGAAAGTGCCATAAACAGATTGTCCGGAATAATGTTCATAAAGAATTCGTCAACAGACGGGGAAGTGACTTCACCGTCGTAACCTGATTCGGCAATGTTAATACGGTTTCCAGGTCTGACGAGGTACGAGATTAATAAGCCGATTCCCGCAGTGGCAACGAACATCAGTACAAATACAAATATGCTTTTAAAGCCGATCCTGCCGAGGTCTCTGCCGCTTGCGATATTAATAATGCCGGTTGAAACGGCGACAAAAATAATCGGTATAATCATTGCTTTAATAATATTTAAATAAATATCTCCGATAAACTTTATGCTGAGGGAGAATTCAGGCAGTAATATCCCAAATAGAATCCCGATGACAAACCCGATTGCAATCCGGGTAAATAAATGTTTTTTACCTGTCAGTATATTTTTCATTCTGAATCACTCCTTCATACTCCGGAATCTGACCTTTTTCATAGCTGCCGAGTATATTGATATAGGATGTTTCTTTTTTGAGCACTGACAGTGCCGCATCAAAGTTCGCCCGGTCCACATCATTTTCGATATCGATAAAGAACCCGTATGAGAATGGTTTATTTTGTATCGGGCGGCTCATGAGATAGAGCAGGTTAATATTGTGGCTTTTGAAAATATCCAGAATATCACTTAAAGAACCGGTGCTGTGGTCGGATTCAATGTACAATGATGTTTTTTCGTGCAGTGTTTTTTCGCTCAGTTCTTTCGTGAATATTAAGAAGCGTGTTGTGTTCAGTGGATTGTCGCTGATGTTTTCACGGATGACATTCATGCCGTACAGTTCGGCTGCGTGACTGCCGGCAATACTTGCTATTGTGTCATCTTCCGATTCTTTAACCATATGTACTGCGCCTGCTGTGTCGCTGTATTCTTTTACTTCAATATTCGGATACTGGCTTAAATACGTATAGCACTGTTCGAGTGCTTCCGGATGTGAATAAACTTCTGTAACCTGATCGAGTGCAATCGTTTTTTTTGATATCAGCGCGTGGTCGATTTTTACGTACACTTCCCTGACTGCTTTAACATCCAAATACTTCATCAGATCGATAGTTCTTGTAATCGGACCGCTCGTCGAATTTTCAACGGGCAGTGCAATATAATCCACGTCGTCGTTCAGAAGTGCTTCAACGAGCAGTTTAAACGTCATATAACCTTCCGTCGTATATTTTTCGCTGCCGGCAAATGCCGCACAGGCAAGCGTACTGTAACTGCCTTCTACACCCTGATAACCAATTTTCATTTGAAACACTCCTTATTTTTTATATTAAAAAAGACCAAATTGACTTCTGCCTGCAGAAATCCAATTGGTCCGGTTAAAGTATATATAAAAATACCAGCCAATTAGATTCTGCTAATGGCTGGTTGATGCATCATTAATTCAGCCATCATAGATTTAGGTCACGCCTATATCCACGATGGAATACAGACGCTATCTAAAATAGCTGAAAAAGAAAGTATTTAATTGTGATATTTTTGTCTGCTGTAACATAAAAATCACTCTCATCAATTAAAGTTTTAATAATGTTAATTAGTCTAACAATTAAGAATTCTTTTGTCAATTTAAATTTGGCTGAACTGTGCCTGATGAAGTTCTTTATATACTCCGTTATCGAGCGACAGCAGTTCTTCATGAGTACCGCTCTCGGCAATACCGTCTTTTGTAACCACCATAATACGGTCTGCATTTTTGATCGTCGCAAGTCGGTGGGCGATAACCAGTGTCGTGCGGCCTTCAGCGAGGCGGTTCAGTGCATCCTGAATATACATTTCTGTTGCAGTATCCAGTGCACTCGTCGCTTCATCCAGTACTAAAATCGGTGGATTCTTTAAGAACATGCGGGCAATTGCGATACGCTGTTTCTGTCCTCCGGACAATTTAACACCGCGTTCCCCGACGATAGTCTGAAGTCCGTCTCTGTAACTGTCAACCAGTTCTTTCAGCTGTGCTTTTTCAAGAGCGTCATAAACATCCTCATCTGTTGCATGCGGTTTACCGTAAGCAACGTTTTCTTTCAATGTGCCTGCGAAAAGAAATACATCCTGCTGCACGGTTCCGATATTTTCCCGGAGTGAAGATAATGTCAGATCCCTGATATCTGTACCATCGATGGAAATGTTGCCTTTTGAAACATCGTAAAAGCGGGGGAGGAGTGAACATAGTGTTGTTTTTCCTGCACCTGATGGTCCGACAAAAGCAATCGTTTCACCCGGTTTAATGTTAAATGAAATATCTGTCAGCACATTTTTCTCTTCGTATTTGAAAGAAACATTGCTGTAGCGTATGTTCCCGCTGACGCCGGTTAATTCAACCGCATCTTCTTTTTCCTTTATGTCCGGCTGAACAGCCATCGTATCCAGGAAGTGTTTAAATCCTGCAATACCGTTCGGGTAAAGCTCAATAACCGCATTAATTTTTTCAAGCGGCTTGAACAGTACGTTGGAAATTAATATGAATGCGGCGAATTCTCCATATGTCAGTTCTCCCTGCATTACGTAATATGCACCTGCAATGAGAATGAACACTGTAACGAGACGCATCAGCATGTATGTGCTGGACGTATTAAAAGACATAATTTTATATGCTTTTAATTTGGTTGCCCTGAAGCTGTCATTAATTTTTTTAAACGCTTCAAATTCTTCTTTTTCATTAGCGAAAGCCTGTACTAAACGGATACCTCCGATTTTATCCCCGATTAAATGGTTAAATTCGGAAACGCGGCCGAATAACTCGCGGAAAGCGACAGTCATCTTCTTGTTAAAGTAAATGGCGATAACAAGAATCAGCGGAACGACGATAAATGCAATAATAGCCAGTTCCGGGTGGATGTAATACATAATTCCAAATGCCCCGAGCAGTGTCATCACTGCGATAAACAGATCCTCAGGTCCGTGGTGTGCCATTTCCCCGATATTCATCAGATCATTCGTTAAGCGAGTTAACAGTTTTCCTGTCTTCGTATTATCGAAGAACCGGAATGATAATTTCTGAATATGTCCGTATAGATCATTTCTGATGTCCCGTTCGATGTTTGTTCCGAGCATATGCCCCCAGTATGTAACGACGAATTGCAGAAACGTATTGAATAAATACACAAGTACCAATCCCAGAGCAGCAATCAAAATCCATTGCCAGTTGCCGGTAGGCAGCAGTTCATCTATAAACATGCTGACAATTATCGGGAACGCAAGTTCCAGAATGCCGACGATAACTGCAGACAGAAAATCGACTGTGAATAAGACTTTATAAGGTGCGTAATAAGATAAAAATTTCTTCACCATGCCCCATCCTTTTTTCATATATTATAAGCATATAGATTATACCACTATTAAATTTTTACAGGTTGAAATTATTTCGGGTTCCGCATGATAAAAAATTAACTTATACGGTTAATTGGTGTAAAATCAACATTACAGAATAAACAGATTTGAGGGCTTATATTATGAGTAAAATAAACGTTGGTATTATATACGGCGGTAAATCGACAGAACACGAAGTTTCAATTCGTTCTGCGAAAAGCGTATTTGAAGCATTAAATAAAGAAAAATACAATGTCAGACTCATTCATATTACAAAACAGGGTGAATGGCTGCTTGCAGCTGACAATGACAGCGTTAAGACGCTTGACAGTACCAACAGTACGAAGCTTACAGTCGCTCCCTCACAAGGACTTGTAGCCGACAGCAGCCCGGTTCAGCTGGATTCGGTGCTGCCGATTCTTCACGGTACTGCAGGGGAAGACGGAACGATACAGGGGCTTCTTGAACTGGCAGACATCCCTTATGCCGGATGCGGCGTAAGAAGCTCAGCTGTGTGTATGGACAAGGATATGACGAAAAGACTTCTTGAGCTGAAAAGTATTAAAGTCGCACCGTCGATCGTTCTTAATTACTACGAAAAAGACGGACAGACATTCGAGCATGCCGAAGACAAACTCGGCTTGCCGATGTTTATCAAACCGGTAAATCAGGGGTCATCTGTCGGAGTCTCAAAAGTATCCGATGAAAAAACGTTCTATGAAGCGCTTGATGCAGCCTTTTCTTTTGATACGAAAGTGATGATTGAAACTGGCATTGACGGTCGTGAGATTGAAGTGTCTGTACTTGGCAACGAAGAGCTGCACGTATCAATGCCGGGGGAAATCGTCTCGCAGACAGATTTTTACTCA from Jeotgalicoccus saudimassiliensis includes the following:
- a CDS encoding dicarboxylate/amino acid:cation symporter, which codes for MKNILTGKKHLFTRIAIGFVIGILFGILLPEFSLSIKFIGDIYLNIIKAMIIPIIFVAVSTGIINIASGRDLGRIGFKSIFVFVLMFVATAGIGLLISYLVRPGNRINIAESGYDGEVTSPSVDEFFMNIIPDNLFMALSEGDILATIIFTVVFSIAIVAVGKEAEPVKSFINSLSKVIFKVLDYIMELTPIGIISLMAFAVAEYGAGIFSALGLYIVTAYAACIIAFIAVMLIPVWLYTGMSPVQFMKGIYKVWLVSLATTSSAVTMPTTIRVTKNDFKVSNSITSFVVPLGTTINMAGGAISFSLLAVFVSDFYNLPLGVGQIIYLVVIATVINMAAPGIPGGGIVLGASFLTLLGLPIELMGPIAAIYRILDMAYTTMNITGDAAAAILIDESEKRRNKKTRVMAEA
- a CDS encoding prephenate dehydratase, with amino-acid sequence MKIGYQGVEGSYSTLACAAFAGSEKYTTEGYMTFKLLVEALLNDDVDYIALPVENSTSGPITRTIDLMKYLDVKAVREVYVKIDHALISKKTIALDQVTEVYSHPEALEQCYTYLSQYPNIEVKEYSDTAGAVHMVKESEDDTIASIAGSHAAELYGMNVIRENISDNPLNTTRFLIFTKELSEKTLHEKTSLYIESDHSTGSLSDILDIFKSHNINLLYLMSRPIQNKPFSYGFFIDIENDVDRANFDAALSVLKKETSYINILGSYEKGQIPEYEGVIQNEKYTDR
- a CDS encoding ABC transporter ATP-binding protein; translation: MVKKFLSYYAPYKVLFTVDFLSAVIVGILELAFPIIVSMFIDELLPTGNWQWILIAALGLVLVYLFNTFLQFVVTYWGHMLGTNIERDIRNDLYGHIQKLSFRFFDNTKTGKLLTRLTNDLMNIGEMAHHGPEDLFIAVMTLLGAFGIMYYIHPELAIIAFIVVPLILVIAIYFNKKMTVAFRELFGRVSEFNHLIGDKIGGIRLVQAFANEKEEFEAFKKINDSFRATKLKAYKIMSFNTSSTYMLMRLVTVFILIAGAYYVMQGELTYGEFAAFILISNVLFKPLEKINAVIELYPNGIAGFKHFLDTMAVQPDIKEKEDAVELTGVSGNIRYSNVSFKYEEKNVLTDISFNIKPGETIAFVGPSGAGKTTLCSLLPRFYDVSKGNISIDGTDIRDLTLSSLRENIGTVQQDVFLFAGTLKENVAYGKPHATDEDVYDALEKAQLKELVDSYRDGLQTIVGERGVKLSGGQKQRIAIARMFLKNPPILVLDEATSALDTATEMYIQDALNRLAEGRTTLVIAHRLATIKNADRIMVVTKDGIAESGTHEELLSLDNGVYKELHQAQFSQI
- a CDS encoding D-alanine--D-alanine ligase family protein — translated: MSKINVGIIYGGKSTEHEVSIRSAKSVFEALNKEKYNVRLIHITKQGEWLLAADNDSVKTLDSTNSTKLTVAPSQGLVADSSPVQLDSVLPILHGTAGEDGTIQGLLELADIPYAGCGVRSSAVCMDKDMTKRLLELKSIKVAPSIVLNYYEKDGQTFEHAEDKLGLPMFIKPVNQGSSVGVSKVSDEKTFYEALDAAFSFDTKVMIETGIDGREIEVSVLGNEELHVSMPGEIVSQTDFYSYSSKYLDENGALLNIPAEMDRDTMEKIQQTARETFRALDCEGMARVDVFLTPDGEVIVNEVNTLPGFTSISMYPKLLEASGVPYSETLDRLIELSLERYERSERLKTDIS